In Arcobacter sp. CECT 8983, the DNA window ATTTGTAAGGGCAAGATTTAGATTGTTGACTTTTACTTCCAACTCTTTTTTTGTATCTACGTTATATCCGAAGTCTAAGTTAATATTAGTTTCATCTGTTAGCTTGAAGTTAAATAACTCTTCTTTATATGGTAAAAACTCATTTGGTCTTAAATTTGAAAGTTTTACATTCCCATACATATGGAAAGGATAAACTCTAAGCCCACCATTTATATCTAGTTTTGTATGTTTATTTACTAAAATATCTAAACTATGAGATGCCAAAATATTTCTAAAGGTACCTATATCATAAAATGTATAGTTAAACTCGTTGATATTAGTTTCAAAAGGTTTTTTACCCTTTTGTAGTTTTGTAAATTTAATTTTTGCTTTTTGAATAGTTGTTTTATAGATCTGAAACTTGATTGGCTCTGTTGCTTTATCTGTTTTAGACTCTTTTTTCGAATCACTTTTTTCACTTGTTTTAATTAACTTTTCTAGATTAAAACTTTTATTTTCATTTTCAATTATATGAATATAAGGATTAATCAATTGTAAATCTTGAAATGCTAAATGTTTTTCAGTAATAGTTCTAAAAAGATTGAAGTCAATAGTCAATGAATCAACTGAAAATGTTGTCTCTTTTTTATCTTGAACTTTTAAATTTTCTAGTGTAACCGTAAATAAAAATGGATTAAAAGATACTTTTTCTAAGCTAGCTTTTTGTGTAATGTTTGCATTTATATTATCAATAATAATAGGTTTTACTATTTTAGGAACAGCAACAAAACCTAAGATTGAATAGATGATTAATATAGATGATAATATTAAAGCTAATTTATTGTTCTTCATGGCATAGCCTTTTTATGTATTCAATATTATTATAACTAAATATTAGCTACAATCCGTTTACAATAAAGGAAAACAATGACAGTTATAGAATTATTTCAAAAATTATTAAGGTTTAAATCTGTTACTCCTGATGATGATGGAGCATTTGATTTTATAGAGGAGTATTTAGGCGAGGAATGGACTTGCATAAATATCGATAGAGAAGATACTAAAAACAGATTTTATTATAAAAAGTTTAATGACAATCCTCAGCACCTATGTTTTGCAGGACATATTGATGTTGTACCTCCAGGTGAGGGTTGGGATGGTGATCCCTTTGCTGCTGATATTATAGATGGAGTAATTACTGCAAGAGGTGCCCAAGATATGAAAAGTGGTGATGCTGCCTTTTTATATGCTTGTAAACATGCAAAAAACTTTGATGGAACACTTTCAATTTTAATGACAAGTGATGAAGAGGGTGAAGGAACTTACGGAACTATCAAAGCCTTAGAACACTTAAAAGAAATTGACTTCATACCACAATATGCAGTTGTAGCAGAACCAACTTGTGAAGAAGTTTTTGGTGATGCAATTAAAGTAGGGCGAAGAGGAAGTATCAATGGATATATCACTATCAAAGGAAAGCAAGGGCATGCTGCATATCCTGAAAAATGTATAAATCCTGTGCATAACTTTGCAGAGATTTTACCAAAATTAGCTGGACATAATCTTGATGATGGAGATGAATATTTTGCTCCTAGTAAAATGGTTATCACTGATATAAGAGGTGGTATGCAAGTTACAAACGTAACTCCAAATGAGTTAAAACTTATGTTCAATGTAAGAAACTCAACAAATACTACAAGAGAATCAGTAGAAGAGTTTATTCATAAAAATCTTGAAGGTTTAGAGTATGACTTTAGGACAACTCAAGGCTCTTTTCCATTTGTTACAAACAAAGAATCAAAAGTAGTAAAAGCTATGGAAACTTCAATCCAAAAGGTACTTGGAGTAACTACAAAACACTCAACACACGGTGGAACTTCTGATGCCAGATATTTTGGAGCCTTTGGAATAGAAGCTATAGAGTTTGGAGTTATAAATGATACTATTCACTCTGTAGGTGAGAGAACAACAGTTAAAGAGGTTGAAGGTTTAGCTGATGTTTATGTGGACTTGATTAAAAACTTTTAGATTGCAAATGAATTTAAATCGATAAGGCAAAACTTGAAACTAAATGCAGAAAATATAATTAGAGATAAACTTATAGAGAATTTAAAAATTTTAGATTCTGATTTAGTATTATTAAAAAAAGAAGAATTTTTGCCAAAT includes these proteins:
- the dapE gene encoding succinyl-diaminopimelate desuccinylase, whose amino-acid sequence is MTVIELFQKLLRFKSVTPDDDGAFDFIEEYLGEEWTCINIDREDTKNRFYYKKFNDNPQHLCFAGHIDVVPPGEGWDGDPFAADIIDGVITARGAQDMKSGDAAFLYACKHAKNFDGTLSILMTSDEEGEGTYGTIKALEHLKEIDFIPQYAVVAEPTCEEVFGDAIKVGRRGSINGYITIKGKQGHAAYPEKCINPVHNFAEILPKLAGHNLDDGDEYFAPSKMVITDIRGGMQVTNVTPNELKLMFNVRNSTNTTRESVEEFIHKNLEGLEYDFRTTQGSFPFVTNKESKVVKAMETSIQKVLGVTTKHSTHGGTSDARYFGAFGIEAIEFGVINDTIHSVGERTTVKEVEGLADVYVDLIKNF